One part of the Kryptolebias marmoratus isolate JLee-2015 linkage group LG13, ASM164957v2, whole genome shotgun sequence genome encodes these proteins:
- the LOC108248417 gene encoding claudin-like protein ZF-A89: protein MAAAGLQILGVLLAGIGFVGTIIVCALPMWKVSAFIGNNIVTAQVFWEGLWMNCVQQSTGQMQCKVYDSMLALPQDLQAARALVIISILTAFLGLLLAVIGGKCTNCIEHDEVKSKVAIAAGVFFIVGGILCLIPVSWSAHTIIRDFYNPVMIEAQKRELGASLFIGWGAAGLLIIGGGLLCCQCRQHKDSRYSVKYSAPRSAASAGAYV, encoded by the coding sequence ATGGCAGCTGCAGGGCTCCAGATTCTTGGTGTCTTGCTTGCAGGTATTGGATTTGTGGGTACCATCATCGTCTGTGCTCTGCCGATGTGGaaggtttctgcttttattgggAACAACATTGTGACGGCCCAAGTCTTCTGGGAGGGCCTTTGGATGAACTGTGTGCAGCAGAGCACCGGACAGATGCAGTGCAAGGTCTACGACTCTATGCTGGCTCTGCCCCAAGACCTGCAGGCTGCCCGGGCTCTGGTTATCATCTCCATCTTGACTGCTTTCTTGGGACTCCTCCTTGCTGTCATTGGCGGAAAGTGCACCAACTGCATCGAACATGATGAGGTCAAGAGCAAGGTGGCCATCGCTGCAGGGGTGTTCTTCATCGTTGGCGGCATCTTGTGCCTCATCCCCGTGTCCTGGTCTGCCCACACGATCATCAGGGACTTCTACAACCCTGTCATGATTGAGGCACAAAAGAGGGAGCTGGGAGCGTCGCTGTTCATCGGCTGGGGTGCAGCAGGACTCCTGATCATCGGCGGAGGTCTTCTCTGCTGTCAGTGTCGGCAGCACAAGGACAGTCGATACTCTGTGAAGTACTCCGCCCCACGCTCAGCAGCCAGCGCTGGAGCTTATGTGTGA
- the LOC108229373 gene encoding claudin-4, whose amino-acid sequence MASQGLQILGILMAFIGWVGTIITCALPMWRVTAFVGANIVTAQLIWEGLWMNCVVQSTGQMQCKVYDSMLALPQDLQAARAMVIISVIVGVFGTLMAVVGGKCTNCMEDEASKAKACIVAGVIFIIAALLIIIPVSWSGHTVIRDFYNPLLIAAQRRELGASLYIGWGSGGLLLLGGGLLCSNCPPKDSRPYIPAKFVPSRSIYSNVNYV is encoded by the coding sequence ATGGCTTCTCAGGGTCTGCAGATCTTGGGCATCCTGATGGCCTTCATCGGCTGGGTGGGCACCATCATCACCTGCGCTCTGCCCATGTGGAGAGTCACCGCGTTCGTCGGGGCGAACATCGTGACCGCACAGCTGATCTGGGAGGGCCTGTGGATGAACTGCGTGGTTCAGAGCACGGGGCAGATGCAGTGCAAAGTGTACGACTCCATGTTGGCTCTGCCTCAGGACCTGCAGGCTGCCAGGGCCATGGTGATCATCTCTGTAATCGTCGGGGTGTTCGGCACGCTCATGGCCGTCGTTGGAGGGAAGTGTACTAACTGCATGGAGGACGAGGCGTCCAAAGCCAAAGCCTGCATCGTGGCCGGAGTGATTTTTATAATCGCTGCCTTGCTGATAATTATTCCGGTGTCCTGGTCGGGTCACACTGTCATCAGGGACTTTTACAACCCTCTGCTGATTGCAGCACAAAGACGGGAGCTCGGAGCGTCTCTTTACATTGGTTGGGGCTCCGGTGGGCTGCTTCTGCTGGGAGGAGGCCTGCTCTGCAGCAACTGCCCCCCGAAGGACAGCAGACCCTACATACCCGCCAAGTTCGTCCCTTCAAGAAGTATATATTCAAATGTGAACTATGTGTGA
- the LOC108248416 gene encoding claudin-4-like has protein sequence MFTCEWSQSAHPDGGHIKLLNRRRTFLVRSEERNSDTEKPTERAMASVGLQILAVTLAVLGWIGNILICMLPLWKVSAFIGNNIVVAQTIWEGLWMSCVVQSTGQMQCKVYDSLLALPPDLQAARAMIVISILFSLFGLLLSVVGGKCTTCIEDEAAKARVSISAGVFFLLSGALCLVTVSLPANTIIKDFYNPMVPDAQRRELGACLYVGWGAAGLLLIGGALLCCQCPPRGDRYNGPKYTPPKSTTPGKEFV, from the coding sequence ATGTTTACATGTGAGTGGAGCCAAAGCGCCCACCCAGACGGGGGTCACATAAAACTTCTCAACAGGAGGAGAACCTTTCTAGTTCGCAGTGAAGAAAGGAACAGTGACACAGAAAAACCGACAGAAAGAGCCATGGCGTCTGTGGGGCTCCAGATTCTGGCTGTGACTCTGGCCGTGCTCGGATGGATTGGGAACATCCTGATCTGCATGCTGCCTCTGTGGaaggtttctgcttttattgggAACAACATTGTGGTTGCTCAGACCATCTGGGAAGGCCTGTGGATGAGCTGCGTGGTGCAGAGCACGGGCCAGATGCAGTGCAAAGTCTACGACTCCCTGCTGGCTCTGCCTCCGGACCTCCAGGCCGCTCGAGCCATGATCGTCATCTCCATCCTCTTCTCTCTGTTCGGCCTCCTGCTTTCTGTGGTCGGTGGGAAGTGCACCACCTGCATCGAGGATGAAGCAGCGAAAGCTCGGGTGTCCATCTCTGCTGGGGTTTTCTTCCTCCTGAGTGGAGCTCTGTGTCTCGTGACCGTCTCTCTGCCTGCCAACACCATCATCAAGGATTTTTACAACCCCATGGTGCCCGATGCTCAGAGGAGAGAGCTGGGCGCTTGTTTGTACGTGGGCTGGGGAGCCGCCGGCCTGCTGCTGATCGGCGGGGCTCTTCTGTGCTGTCAGTGCCCACCGAGAGGAGATCGCTACAACGGCCCAAAATACACCCCACCAAAATCCACAACACCTGGGAAAGAGTTTGTCTGA
- the LOC108229371 gene encoding claudin-4-like: MVSAGFQILGTALGIIGWIGAIVVCALPMWKVTAFIGSNIVTSQVIWEGIWMSCVVQSTGQMQCKVYDSMLALSSDLQAARALVIIAIVVGILAILLAVAGGNCTNCVQDETSKKKVGIASGVMFIIAAVLCLIPVCWTAHTIIRDFYSPVLSNAQKRELGASLYIGWGAGALMLIGGGMLCANCPPKDDDTYSAKYTAARSNISAPSSGKGYV; this comes from the coding sequence ATGGTGTCTGCTGGCTTCCAAATCCTAGGCACTGCTCTGGGGATCATCGGCTGGATTGGCGCCATCGTTGTTTGCGCCCTTCCCATGTGGAAGGTCACCGCTTTCATCGGCAGCAACATTGTGACCTCGCAGGTCATCTGGGAGGGTATCTGGATGAGCTGCGTGGTCCAGAGCACAGGCCAGATGCAGTGTAAGGTCTACGACTCCATGCTGGCCCTCAGTTCTGACCTCCAGGCCGCCCGGGCCCTCGTCATCATCGCCATCGTGGTGGGCATCCTGGCCATCCTGCTCGCCGTGGCCGGAGGCAACTGCACCAACTGTGTGCAAGACGAAACATCAAAGAAGAAGGTGGGCATTGCGTCTGGGGTTATGTTCATCATAGCTGCGGTCCTCTGCCTTATACCCGTCTGCTGGACAGCCCACACCATCATCCGAGACTTTTACAGCCCCGTTTTATCCAACGCTCAGAAGAGAGAGCTGGGGGCTTCGCTTTACATCGGGTGGGGCGCGGGGGCTCTGATGCTGATCGGAGGAGGAATGCTCTGCGCCAACTGCCCGCCTAAAGATGACGATACATACTCCGCAAAGTACACCGCTGCCAGATCCAACATCTCGGCACCATCGTCTGGAAAAGGTTACGTGTGA